From the genome of Turicibacter faecis, one region includes:
- a CDS encoding universal stress protein, producing the protein MYRNILVAVDDSEKSKTAFRSAVETARAFNAKLTICHIKKNTIIYTPIDPTGMLATTYIFKQDFSDYMDGVLDKFKEDATKEGIKEIEVVQTYSSSPGLAIAEVIAPGYDVDLIVCGASNKSGLDRFLLGSVSLDIVKHATCDVNVIRNGGSH; encoded by the coding sequence ATGTACCGAAATATTTTAGTCGCTGTTGATGATAGTGAAAAATCAAAAACCGCTTTTAGATCAGCCGTTGAAACTGCACGTGCGTTCAATGCCAAATTAACAATCTGTCATATTAAAAAAAATACAATTATTTATACCCCAATCGATCCAACGGGAATGCTCGCAACGACCTATATTTTTAAACAAGATTTCTCAGATTATATGGATGGTGTCTTAGATAAATTTAAAGAAGATGCAACGAAAGAGGGAATTAAAGAAATAGAAGTGGTTCAGACTTATAGCTCATCGCCAGGACTTGCGATTGCTGAAGTCATTGCACCCGGTTACGATGTCGATTTAATTGTATGCGGTGCAAGCAATAAATCTGGACTAGACCGTTTCTTATTAGGAAGCGTCTCTCTTGATATTGTTAAACATGCAACATGTGACGTGAACGTCATTCGTAATGGTGGTTCTCATTAA
- a CDS encoding IS30 family transposase: MSYKHLNTFERTRIEVLSKLGYSTRQIAGQLNRHHSTIARELKRNTQKTYQAELADELAEQRRLVCHRPETKSEEVIQTIQHYLKLTWSPEQISNTVLKGVISFKTIYRWIYDGTILLGDLSCLRQKGKRRKPRETRGRFNIGTSIHQRPKEVKKRQAFGHWELDTVVSSRGKSKGCLATFIERQTRFYVAVKIENRSASEMYRAISELYEHFPKDTFKTYTVDRGKEFACYSKVEADLKVPVYFADAYSSWQRGSNENANGLLREFFPKKTDLARVSEKEIDEALLLINHRPRKCLGWKTSFELFHEKLSHLY; this comes from the coding sequence ATGAGTTATAAACATCTTAACACATTTGAGCGTACACGTATAGAAGTTCTTTCAAAACTGGGTTATTCAACGAGACAAATTGCGGGGCAATTAAATCGTCATCATTCAACCATTGCTCGTGAACTAAAACGAAATACTCAAAAGACGTATCAAGCAGAGCTAGCAGATGAATTAGCCGAGCAACGTCGCTTAGTTTGTCATCGTCCAGAGACCAAATCTGAAGAAGTTATTCAAACCATCCAACATTATTTAAAGTTAACCTGGTCGCCTGAACAAATTTCTAATACGGTTTTAAAGGGTGTTATTTCATTCAAAACTATTTATCGTTGGATTTATGACGGAACGATTTTGTTAGGGGATTTAAGCTGTTTAAGGCAAAAGGGAAAACGCCGAAAACCACGAGAAACACGCGGACGATTTAACATTGGGACATCAATTCATCAACGTCCGAAAGAGGTAAAAAAACGTCAGGCATTTGGTCATTGGGAACTTGATACAGTTGTTTCAAGCCGTGGTAAAAGTAAAGGATGTTTAGCTACATTTATTGAACGTCAAACACGATTTTATGTCGCCGTTAAAATCGAAAATCGCTCAGCATCTGAAATGTACCGAGCGATTAGTGAGTTATATGAACATTTTCCTAAAGACACCTTTAAAACTTATACCGTTGATCGAGGAAAAGAGTTTGCTTGTTATTCCAAAGTAGAAGCAGATTTAAAGGTTCCTGTTTACTTCGCTGACGCCTATTCCTCTTGGCAAAGAGGAAGTAATGAAAATGCCAATGGTCTTCTTCGAGAATTCTTTCCGAAGAAGACGGACTTAGCACGAGTTAGTGAGAAAGAGATTGATGAAGCCCTCCTCCTCATTAATCATCGACCACGAAAATGCTTAGGTTGGAAAACTTCATTCGAGCTATTTCATGAGAAACTGTCGCATTTGTATTGA
- a CDS encoding LysR family transcriptional regulator translates to MNIRKLHIFYKTATCLNMSQVAKEMYISQPSISQCISELESEMGIRLFDRIGKKLYLTNEGKIFYEYTRRLLNIYEEAVDAVQYSKTHQGKIVIGASTTIGAYIMPYVIHEFNKREKDIKISMIIDNKHHIEELLLTNKVDLAFIEGSIGAKEIISKDIWTDELVFISSTEHNWREKEYLEVADLQDNVFIIRESGSGTRERFEEFLESQGITVNSTIELSHLEAILNYVKLNMGVSCVPYMSVIREERLHSLKVYRLKGHELNRSLFCAIHRDKYISVPIKCFMDFCEEFDMFNSKS, encoded by the coding sequence ATGAATATTAGAAAATTACATATTTTTTATAAAACAGCGACGTGCTTAAATATGAGCCAAGTGGCCAAAGAAATGTATATTAGTCAACCTTCGATTAGTCAATGCATATCAGAATTAGAGTCAGAAATGGGTATACGATTATTTGATCGAATAGGAAAAAAGCTCTATTTGACTAATGAGGGAAAGATTTTTTATGAATATACGAGACGGTTATTGAATATTTACGAGGAGGCGGTAGATGCAGTTCAATATTCGAAGACGCATCAAGGTAAAATAGTCATCGGGGCCAGTACAACGATAGGGGCCTATATTATGCCGTATGTGATTCACGAATTTAATAAGCGAGAAAAAGACATTAAAATATCGATGATTATTGATAATAAGCATCATATTGAGGAGCTACTTTTAACGAATAAGGTTGATCTCGCCTTTATTGAAGGGAGCATTGGTGCAAAAGAGATTATTTCGAAAGATATCTGGACGGATGAGCTTGTCTTCATTAGTTCAACTGAGCATAATTGGCGCGAAAAGGAGTATTTAGAGGTCGCAGATTTACAGGATAATGTCTTTATTATTCGAGAAAGTGGGAGTGGGACACGAGAGCGGTTTGAGGAATTTTTAGAAAGCCAAGGGATTACTGTCAATTCGACAATTGAATTAAGCCATTTAGAGGCAATCTTAAATTATGTTAAACTGAATATGGGTGTTAGTTGTGTACCTTATATGTCAGTGATTCGAGAGGAACGACTTCACTCGCTAAAAGTGTATAGGCTCAAAGGCCATGAACTTAATCGTTCGTTATTTTGTGCGATTCATCGAGATAAGTATATTTCGGTGCCGATTAAATGCTTCATGGATTTCTGCGAAGAATTTGATATGTTTAACTCTAAATCATGA
- a CDS encoding amidohydrolase produces MRKLYFNGTIITVNENQPTVEAVLIENGKIIKVGSKDEVFELKDSETELVDLEGKTMLPGFIDSHSHITAVAQTLMIVNLSEANSKEEFISMLKEYVKNNSPKAGEWVIGFGYDNTKFENEEHPTKFDLDTVTTEVPIFVSHASGHISTTNSKALEALGYVGTDYEVPEGGVVRTVEGSNEPNGVLEENACLAPEKRKIIPAPSIETLLKCIKKAQEIYSSYGLTTAQDAGVDENLHQLLSLAAQKNELIMDVVGQAVQHVTLKLLKNEGTPKREYVNHYKLLGGKTWLDGSPQGKTAWLTKPYYEVPEGESKDYCGYGTQEDKEVTDYFKSLIENNIQVNVHCNGDAAADQFIRCYKKALEETGSQTDLRPVMVHAQTVREDQLDAMKELGIIPTFFLDHIWFWGDYHYDSVFGPERANRLSPAKSALRRNMNFTLHQDSPVKMPNQILAIHNAVNRQTQSGRILGEDQRLTVMEAIKALTLNAAYQYFEEETKGSIEEGKLADFVILDRNPLEVESSKIKEINVLETIKEGNTIYKK; encoded by the coding sequence ATGAGAAAATTGTATTTTAACGGAACTATTATCACGGTGAATGAAAATCAGCCGACTGTAGAGGCCGTTTTAATTGAAAATGGAAAAATTATAAAAGTAGGTTCTAAAGACGAAGTGTTTGAGTTAAAGGATAGTGAGACAGAGCTTGTTGATTTAGAAGGAAAAACGATGTTGCCTGGATTTATTGATTCGCATAGTCATATCACGGCAGTCGCTCAAACGTTAATGATTGTTAATTTAAGCGAAGCAAATTCTAAGGAAGAATTTATTTCAATGTTAAAAGAATACGTCAAAAATAATTCCCCTAAAGCTGGTGAATGGGTGATTGGATTCGGTTATGATAATACGAAGTTTGAAAATGAGGAGCACCCTACTAAATTTGATTTAGATACGGTTACAACTGAGGTTCCAATCTTCGTTAGTCATGCTTCAGGTCATATTTCTACAACGAATTCCAAAGCGCTTGAAGCATTGGGGTATGTTGGAACAGACTATGAGGTACCTGAAGGTGGGGTTGTTCGAACAGTCGAAGGATCAAATGAGCCGAATGGAGTCTTAGAAGAAAATGCGTGCTTAGCCCCTGAAAAAAGAAAAATTATTCCTGCCCCATCGATTGAGACGTTATTAAAATGTATTAAAAAAGCACAAGAAATCTATTCTTCGTATGGATTAACGACTGCTCAAGATGCCGGGGTTGATGAAAATCTTCATCAATTATTAAGTTTAGCAGCTCAAAAAAATGAGTTAATAATGGATGTTGTCGGACAAGCAGTTCAGCACGTGACATTAAAATTATTGAAAAATGAGGGAACACCAAAAAGAGAGTATGTTAACCATTATAAATTATTAGGCGGTAAAACATGGTTAGATGGATCGCCACAAGGTAAAACAGCGTGGTTAACTAAACCGTATTATGAAGTTCCTGAAGGAGAATCAAAAGACTATTGTGGTTATGGAACACAAGAAGATAAAGAGGTTACTGATTATTTTAAATCATTAATTGAAAATAATATTCAAGTTAACGTTCACTGTAATGGGGACGCGGCGGCAGATCAATTTATTAGATGTTATAAAAAAGCGTTAGAAGAAACGGGAAGTCAAACGGATTTAAGACCTGTTATGGTTCATGCGCAAACTGTTCGTGAAGATCAGTTGGATGCGATGAAGGAATTAGGAATTATACCAACGTTTTTCTTAGATCATATCTGGTTCTGGGGAGATTATCATTATGATTCTGTCTTCGGTCCGGAGCGAGCTAATCGATTAAGTCCAGCGAAATCGGCTTTAAGAAGAAATATGAACTTTACTTTACATCAAGACTCCCCTGTTAAAATGCCAAATCAAATCTTAGCGATTCATAATGCGGTTAATAGACAAACACAGAGTGGTCGTATCCTAGGAGAAGATCAACGCTTAACGGTGATGGAAGCCATTAAAGCTTTAACCTTAAACGCTGCCTACCAATATTTTGAGGAAGAGACAAAGGGATCGATTGAAGAAGGAAAATTAGCTGACTTTGTCATCTTAGATCGTAATCCATTAGAAGTAGAGTCATCAAAAATCAAAGAAATTAATGTGTTAGAAACGATTAAAGAGGGTAACACAATCTATAAAAAATAA